In the Desulfobulbaceae bacterium genome, GCCCTGCCGGAACACCTGTGTGGTATAAAGGGCTCGATAACAGCGAGCTTTTTATCGTTCATACAGACAACCGCATACATGAGTTCACTATGGTTTTCCTGGGCAACACAATACATTGGTCGGAACACTTGGAATCAGCACAATATGGTGTTTATCAAGGTTCTGAAGTTGAACTGTACAGTCAAACAGCAACCTCTCTTCCCTCTTCCATAGTTCAACCTTCTGAGATTAACATCACTGCTATTAAGTTTATCCAAAATATCAAAGACCTTAAACGCGGCTTCACAGACCAGATTGAAAAAATCCTTAACATATCTTCATCTGCCAATCTCGGCTGACTGCGCTGAGCATTATTTTCATTTCCGCACCCTTTTTTTATTTGTTATTTAAAAGTCATTTTCACTGATTTATCTATTGGCACTTACACCTAATGAACTGAGCATGAGATGCATGGGTCATAGGATCGAACCAGCATTTGAGCCAACAACTCAATATCGCGATCATCTACATTAGTTTGAGAATACTGCATAGCCATTTCTTCAATATCATGGTGAATATTAGCGTGGTTCTGGCTGGTTGGAATAACGCAGTCGGCCTTTACGAGAGTACCTTTGGCGTTAAATTCATAATAGTGATACAAGATGCCTCGTGGAACTTCTATCGCACCGACACCACAACCCTTTCTGGGTGAAACGGTTTGCCGATCTTCCTGTAAGGGGAGAGCTAACAGCTCATCGATAAGACTGATGCTATCATAAACGACGTGAACACATTCAACCAGTTGGGCAACATTGCACATAAACGGGTTGTGACAGACCGGAGCGAAGGCAAGTTCTGACGCAACATTACGGGCTGCACTGTGCAACATTCCGAAATTATTATTCATCCTGGCAAGCGCCCCAACAGCAAACGATTTGCGAGAGAGTTTACTCCACTTCGACGTCGATCCCTTCACGCAGTATTCATTGGTCATCTTGCGATAATCAGCCTCTTTATGTCTCACACCGTCTGAGGAGATCATTTCACCGCCAATAAAAGGGTAATCGTTTTCACCCTTAAGGGAAACAAATTCCGTTTCTCTTACAAAAGAAGGAGTTGCAAAGGATTTAAACAGTTCAGCAGAAGCAACAAGGTCAGGAGCAGCAGCTGCCAGTCTTTGACGGATACCATCAAGCTCCTTTTTCTGTGGCAACATGGTAAACCCACCGACAACCGTGCGGATCGGATGAATTCTTCGCCCACCAATTATATCACATGCGTCATTGGCTATCATTTTCAAGCGAAGTGCCCTCTGAATTACATCAGGATGGCTATTAATCAAGGGGAGGACACTGCCAGTACCCAAAAAATCGGGAGCAGCCAGAAAATAGAGATGCAAAATATGACTCTGCAAGGTTTCCATATGCTTGAGAAGCAGCCGCAGTCTGGCAGTTTGAACCGTAGGTTGTATCTGAAAAGCGTTTTCAATGGCACGAATACTTGCCAAAGTGTGGCCGATAGAACAGATGCCGCAGATACGACCGCAGATATAAGGCGCATTCTCCCAGTGTTTGCCAACCAGCATTGCCTCGAAAAAACGTGGTGTTTCAACCACCTCCCACTTAGCCTCTACAACTTTACCATCGCTTATTTTTATTCTAATATTCCCATGGCCCTCCACCCTGGTAAGATGCCTGATATCAATATTGCAGGAGAGTTTCATGATCTGCCCTCTGTTTTTCTTTGTTCACAGGCTGCTTTAGTTCTGAGCTTAGAAGTGAAGTCTGTAAAGCCCCCAAAACATTCCAAACGGTCAATCAGCTCCACATTTTTAAAGCCGTAATTGTTAAATATCTCTTCCAGCTGATCCATATTGACAACCCCGGCTGGCCCACGACATCCCCAGCAACCTCGTCGATTACTGGGGCACCAGGCGTCACACCCTGCCCTGGTAACAGGACCAAGACAGGGCTCCCCCAGTTCAAAAAGGCAGATATTCTCCTTGGCTTTGCACTCCATACAAACCGGAAAATCGGGAATTTTAACCGATTTTCCCACTACCAGATTTGTAACAATCTGCTCCACCTCTTCCTTCTTGACCGGGCAGCCATAGATATTGAGGTCAACCGCAACATAATCAGCAATGGGGTGCACTTCATCTGTCTCTACCGGAAAATCTCCATAAACTTCCTTGGTAACCCAGTCCAAATCCGCAAAGCGGTTTTTGAGCTGATTAACACCGCCAAAGCAGGCACATGACCCGAAGGCAATCAGGATCCTGGCATTGCGCCTAATCTCCAGTAGGCGTTCAACTTCATCACTCCGGCTGATCGAACCTTCAACAAAGGCAATTTCGTAATCATCACTACGCTCAGTCATGGCCTCTCTGAAATTTACTATCTCCACCAGGTTCAAAAAACCGATCAAGGTATGTTCATTATTAAGAATTTGTAACTGGCACCCTTCGCATGCTGTAAATTCAAAAAAAGCAACTTTCGGACGTTTCAAAGGAACACCAAGGAATGAAATTGGGCCAGCCATTCATATCGCCTCTTTCAGATTCATTACTGACCAGTAATCAAAAACTGGCCCATCAAGACAGGTATAGGTAGATCCGATGTTACACCGACAGCATTTCCCTCGTCCGCAATGCATCCTCCGTTCAAGTGAAACAAACATTTTCCCCATGGGCAATCCGGCATCCATCAACATATTACAGACAGAACGGAACATTACCGGAGGCCCACAAACGATGGCGTACGTAGTATCCGCAAGTGAAGCACTTTCGTTGATCCTCGGCTGAATAATTTCAGTAATCAAACCGACGTGGCCATCCCACGATTGGTCGGCATTATCGACAGTAACAGTCAAGTTTATGTCAAATCGACGCCATCCTTCATACTGATATGTAAACAAGAGCTGTTCGGGGCTTTTTGCACCATACATGATGTCAACCTGACCGTATCGGCTCCTGTTTTCAAGGACTGCAAGAAGGGGGGAACGTAGGGGGACAATACCAAGACCGCCGGCAATCAGAAGGATATTCTGGCCGACCATCTGTTCGACCGGGAAATGAGTTCCAAATGGTCCGGAAATTCCTACTCGAGCTCCGCGCTGCACTTTATCCAGAAAGTTTGTCAAGTTGCCGACTTTACGAATACAGAGCTCAAACTTACCAGTGGTTGACGGTGAAGAAGAGATAGAAAAAGGGGCTTCACCAATGCCGGGCAGTTCCAGCATAACAAACTGACCAGGTTTAAAGGTAAAGCGATCGCCTAAATCAGGGTCGCAAATTTGTATCTGGTAAAGTTTTTCATTTTGAGTAAGCGAGTAGATGTTTGTAATTTCTGCTTTGTAGGCATATTCAAAGGCCCCACCAGTATCGCCCTTTCGGCGGTTCATCTTGTTTTCGCTTAGAATATCTGTATAGGCAGACCGATTCAGCACAACACTAGACCTCGTTCCGGACACTCGCTATAACTTCTGCGGGTGTAATATCAGACAGACAGGACTCTCCACAACGACCGCATCCGACACAAAGTGCCTCTT is a window encoding:
- a CDS encoding NADH:ubiquinone oxidoreductase, whose product is MAGPISFLGVPLKRPKVAFFEFTACEGCQLQILNNEHTLIGFLNLVEIVNFREAMTERSDDYEIAFVEGSISRSDEVERLLEIRRNARILIAFGSCACFGGVNQLKNRFADLDWVTKEVYGDFPVETDEVHPIADYVAVDLNIYGCPVKKEEVEQIVTNLVVGKSVKIPDFPVCMECKAKENICLFELGEPCLGPVTRAGCDAWCPSNRRGCWGCRGPAGVVNMDQLEEIFNNYGFKNVELIDRLECFGGFTDFTSKLRTKAACEQRKTEGRS
- a CDS encoding FAD/NAD(P)-binding protein; this translates as MNRRKGDTGGAFEYAYKAEITNIYSLTQNEKLYQIQICDPDLGDRFTFKPGQFVMLELPGIGEAPFSISSSPSTTGKFELCIRKVGNLTNFLDKVQRGARVGISGPFGTHFPVEQMVGQNILLIAGGLGIVPLRSPLLAVLENRSRYGQVDIMYGAKSPEQLLFTYQYEGWRRFDINLTVTVDNADQSWDGHVGLITEIIQPRINESASLADTTYAIVCGPPVMFRSVCNMLMDAGLPMGKMFVSLERRMHCGRGKCCRCNIGSTYTCLDGPVFDYWSVMNLKEAI
- a CDS encoding Ni/Fe hydrogenase subunit alpha translates to MKLSCNIDIRHLTRVEGHGNIRIKISDGKVVEAKWEVVETPRFFEAMLVGKHWENAPYICGRICGICSIGHTLASIRAIENAFQIQPTVQTARLRLLLKHMETLQSHILHLYFLAAPDFLGTGSVLPLINSHPDVIQRALRLKMIANDACDIIGGRRIHPIRTVVGGFTMLPQKKELDGIRQRLAAAAPDLVASAELFKSFATPSFVRETEFVSLKGENDYPFIGGEMISSDGVRHKEADYRKMTNEYCVKGSTSKWSKLSRKSFAVGALARMNNNFGMLHSAARNVASELAFAPVCHNPFMCNVAQLVECVHVVYDSISLIDELLALPLQEDRQTVSPRKGCGVGAIEVPRGILYHYYEFNAKGTLVKADCVIPTSQNHANIHHDIEEMAMQYSQTNVDDRDIELLAQMLVRSYDPCISCSVH